A single region of the Equus przewalskii isolate Varuska chromosome 26, EquPr2, whole genome shotgun sequence genome encodes:
- the TMEM141 gene encoding transmembrane protein 141 isoform X3: MVNLGLSRVDDAVAAKHPQVAPGCLSAGAGSPAGSGVTFGLQMFIQRKFPYPFQWNVLVAVVAGSVASYWVTRVESQKCSNLWLFLETGQLPKDTGTDQRS; the protein is encoded by the exons ATGGTGAACTTGGGACTGTCCCGGGTGGACGACGCCGTGGCCGCCAAGCACCCG CAGGTGGCGCCAGGTTGCCTGTCTGCAGGTGCTGGGAGCCCGGCAG GCAGTGGTGTGACCTTCGGCCTGCAGATGTTCATTCAGAGGAAGTTTCCGTACCCCTTTCAGTGGAACGTGCTGGTGGCCGTGG TTGCAGGCTCAGTGGCCAGCTACTGGGTGACCCGAGTGGAGTCACAGAAATGCAGCAACCTCTGGCTCTTCCTGGAGACGGGGCAGCTCCCCAAAGACACAGGCACAG ATCAGCGCAGCTAG
- the TMEM141 gene encoding transmembrane protein 141 isoform X2, with translation MVNLGLSRVDDAVAAKHPGLGEYAACQSNAFMKGVFTFVTGSGVTFGLQMFIQRKFPYPFQWNVLVAVVAGSVASYWVTRVESQKCSNLWLFLETGQLPKDTGTDQRS, from the exons ATGGTGAACTTGGGACTGTCCCGGGTGGACGACGCCGTGGCCGCCAAGCACCCG GGCCTCGGGGAGTATGCTGCGTGCCAGTCGAACGCTTTCATGAAGGGCGTTTTCACCTTTGTCACAG GCAGTGGTGTGACCTTCGGCCTGCAGATGTTCATTCAGAGGAAGTTTCCGTACCCCTTTCAGTGGAACGTGCTGGTGGCCGTGG TTGCAGGCTCAGTGGCCAGCTACTGGGTGACCCGAGTGGAGTCACAGAAATGCAGCAACCTCTGGCTCTTCCTGGAGACGGGGCAGCTCCCCAAAGACACAGGCACAG ATCAGCGCAGCTAG
- the TMEM141 gene encoding transmembrane protein 141 isoform X4, giving the protein MVNLGLSRVDDAVAAKHPVAPGCLSAGAGSPAGSGVTFGLQMFIQRKFPYPFQWNVLVAVVAGSVASYWVTRVESQKCSNLWLFLETGQLPKDTGTDQRS; this is encoded by the exons ATGGTGAACTTGGGACTGTCCCGGGTGGACGACGCCGTGGCCGCCAAGCACCCG GTGGCGCCAGGTTGCCTGTCTGCAGGTGCTGGGAGCCCGGCAG GCAGTGGTGTGACCTTCGGCCTGCAGATGTTCATTCAGAGGAAGTTTCCGTACCCCTTTCAGTGGAACGTGCTGGTGGCCGTGG TTGCAGGCTCAGTGGCCAGCTACTGGGTGACCCGAGTGGAGTCACAGAAATGCAGCAACCTCTGGCTCTTCCTGGAGACGGGGCAGCTCCCCAAAGACACAGGCACAG ATCAGCGCAGCTAG
- the TMEM141 gene encoding transmembrane protein 141 isoform X1, which produces MVNLGLSRVDDAVAAKHPVGWVQVSWGVETSPSCLTLTPQQVAPGCLSAGAGSPAGSGVTFGLQMFIQRKFPYPFQWNVLVAVVAGSVASYWVTRVESQKCSNLWLFLETGQLPKDTGTDQRS; this is translated from the exons ATGGTGAACTTGGGACTGTCCCGGGTGGACGACGCCGTGGCCGCCAAGCACCCG GTAGGCTGGGTCCAGGTGTCCTGGGGTGTGGAGACCTCACCCTCCTGTCTCACCCTGACTCCCCAGCAGGTGGCGCCAGGTTGCCTGTCTGCAGGTGCTGGGAGCCCGGCAG GCAGTGGTGTGACCTTCGGCCTGCAGATGTTCATTCAGAGGAAGTTTCCGTACCCCTTTCAGTGGAACGTGCTGGTGGCCGTGG TTGCAGGCTCAGTGGCCAGCTACTGGGTGACCCGAGTGGAGTCACAGAAATGCAGCAACCTCTGGCTCTTCCTGGAGACGGGGCAGCTCCCCAAAGACACAGGCACAG ATCAGCGCAGCTAG
- the CCDC183 gene encoding coiled-coil domain-containing protein 183 — MKMHSEADMDEQMQEMKTITRLQEQCRALQIQAVKEKTIKNKATLALLRGNIRRGAQDWALAKKYDQWTISKACGKDEPMRLAHCRSTMEVAREKLRKYVFDRVNVHNVLIHLVRRRGQKLESMQLELAGLQNQPDATKEELRLLQVIRQLENNIEKTMIKITTSQNIHQLYVNLLDYLKKELAGYPTELDKLQNLVCDYCSELSDMTVMSQDAMMITDEVKMNMRQGEATFIEERRARENRLNQQKKLIDKIHTKETSERYRRGRRDLDFPSNIMSTETLKVRRRDTSKGDIEYQTDVTALVEKVKTAVRCSHLWDIAGRFLAQKNTEDNLELQMEDCEERRAQLEALMKKLELEEAILKFHQTPSSISFKSIEKKMRDMLKEEEDRLQLAHASMTKSQRLLLTIQMGIDNLYIRLIGITLPRAQKEVVPFSTLDVNSKLAYCEGKLLYLADRVQLLSRTEEINTKVRDALESSTLKERQNTRITFEGLEEDMIETFQFADVDHSYVPSRAEIKRQAQGLIEGKLKAAKKKKK, encoded by the exons ATGAAGATGCACAGTGAGGCAGATATGGACGAGCAGATGCAGGAGATGAAGACCATCACTCGGCTCCAGG AGCAATGTCGGGCACTGCAGATCCAGGCGGTAAAGGAGAAGACAATCAAGAACAAGGCGACGCTGGCCCTCCTGCGCGGTAACATTCGGCGTGGGGCCCAGGACTGGGCTCTGGCCAAGAAG TACGACCAGTGGACCATCTCCAAGGCCTGCGGGAAGGACGAGCCCATGAGGCTGGCGCACTGCCGCAGCACCATGGAG GTGGCCCGGGAGAAGCTGCGTAAGTACGTCTTCGACCGCGTGAACGTGCACAACGTGCTGATCCACCTGGTGCGGCGGCGCGGGCAGAAGCTCGAGAGCATGCAGCTGGAGTTGGCTGGCCTGCAGAACCAGCCCGACGCCACCAAGGAGGAGCTGCGCTTGCTGCAG GTCATCCGCCAGCTGGAGAACAACATCGAAAAGACGATGATCAAGATCACCACAAGCCAGAACATCCACCAGCTGTACGTGAACCTGCTGGATTATCTGAAGAAA GAGCTGGCAGGATACCCCACAGAGCTGGACAAGCTGCAGAATCTTGTGTGTGACTACTGCTCGGAACTGTCAGATATGACAGTCATGTCCCAAGATGCCATGATGATTACAGATGAGGTCAAG ATGAACATGAGGCAAGGGGAGGCGACCTTCATTGAGGAGCGGCGGGCACGGGAGAACCGTCTCAACCAGCAGAAGAAGCTGATTGACAAGATCCACACCAAGGAGACCAGTGAGAGGTACCGCCGG GGCCGGCGGGACCTGGACTTCCCATCCAATATAATGAGCACAGAAACCCTGAAAG TGAGAAGAAGAGACACCTCCAAGGGTGATATCGAATACCAGACGGACGTGACTGCTTTGGTGGAGAAAGTCAAGACCGCTGTGCGGTGCTCCCACCTCTGG GACATCGCTGGCAGGTTCCTGGCTCAGAAGAACACGGAGGATAACCTGGAGCTGCAGATGGAGGACTGTGAGGAGAGGCGGGCACAGTTGGAGGCCTTGATGAAGAAGCTGGAACTAGAGGAGGCCATACTCAAGTTCCACCAGACACCCAGCTCCATCAG CTTTAAGTCCATTGAGAAGAAAATGAGGGACAtgctgaaggaggaggaagacaggctGCAGCTGGCTCATGCCAGCATGACCAAGAGCCAGAGGTTACTGCTGACCATCCAGATGGGCATCGACAACCTCTACATCCGGCTGATTGGCATTAccctgcccagggcccag AAAGAAGTGGTGCCCTTCAGCACCCTCGATGTGAACAGCAAGCTGGCGTACTGCGAGGGAAAGCTCCTGTACCTGGCGGACAGAGTGCAGCTGTTGTCTAGGACTGAGGAG ATCAACACAAAGGTGAGGGACGCCCTGGAGTCCTCGACTCTGAAGGAGAGGCAGAACACCAGGATCACCTTCGAGGGCCTGGAGGAGGATATGATAG AAACCTTCCAGTTCGCCGACGTGGACCACAGCTACGTCCCCTCGCGGGCCGAGATCAAGAGGCAGGCCCAGGGGCTGATCGAGGGGAAGCTCAAGGCggccaagaagaagaagaagtga